From the Lolium rigidum isolate FL_2022 chromosome 2, APGP_CSIRO_Lrig_0.1, whole genome shotgun sequence genome, one window contains:
- the LOC124689645 gene encoding beta-amylase 8-like has protein sequence MATRHPHQAADPAASPPPPPSRRPRGLASASSPAPARRSGEREKERTKLRERHRRSITSRMLAGLRQHGNFPLPARADMNDVLAALARAAGWTVQPDGTTFRSSSLSQPPLLPPPAQFQGAFQATSVETPSFTSHLNSYAIGTPLDSQASGLQTDDSLSLSPSSLDSVVVAEQSIKNESYGNSSSVNSLSCMGGDQLMRASAVWAGDYTRTPYIPVYASLSMGIINSYCQLVDPEAVRAELRHLKSLNVDGVVVDCWWGIVEAWTPQKYEWSGYRNLFGIIKEFKLKVQVVLSFHGSGKCGSGDVLISLPRWVMEIAQENQDIFFTDRVGRRNTECLSWGIDKERVLRGRTGIEVYFDFMRSFHMEFRSLSEEGLISAIEIGLGASGELRYPSCPEKMGWRYPGIGEFQCYDRYMQKNLRQAALTRGHLFWARGPDNAGYYNSRSHETGFFCDGGDYDSYYGRFFLNWYSGILVDHVDQVLSLATLAFDGAVIMVKIPSMYWWYRTASHAAELTAGYYNPTNRDGYSPVFKMLKKHSVILKVVCYGPEYTVQENDEAFADPEGLTWQVMNAAWDQGLSISVESALPCLDNEMYPLILDTAKPRNDPDRHHVSFFAYRQKTPFLLQGNVCFSELETFVKCMHGEATQNFVD, from the exons ATGGCCACGAGGCACCCCCACCAGGCCGCCGATCCCGCGGCGTCGCCTCCCCCGCCGCCGAGCCGACGCCCGCGCggcctcgcctccgcctcctcccccgCCCCGGCGCGGCGGAGCGGCGAGCGGGAGAAGGAGCGGACGAAGCTGCGGGAACGGCACCGGCGCTCCATCACCAGCCGCATGCTGGCCGGGCTGCGGCAGCACGGCAACTTCCCCCTCCCCGCCCGCGCCGACATGAACGACGtcctcgccgccctcgcccgcgccGCCGGATGGACCGTCCAACCCGACGGCACCACCTTccgctcctcctccttgtcccagCCGCCGCTTCTCCCTCCCCCTGCCCAATTC CAGGGAGCTTTCCAGGCTACTTCTGTGGAAACCCCATCTTTCACTAGCCATCTGAACAGCTACGCCATCGGGACGCCGCTAGACTCTCAGGCTTCTGGCCTACAGACAGATGACAGCCTTAGCCTGTCACCATCGTCGTTGGACTCAGTCGTGGtggcagagcaaagcattaagaaTGAGAGCTATGGGAATTCGAGCTCTGTCAATTCGTTGAGTTGTATGGGTGGTGATCAG TTAATGAGAGCATCAGCAGTATGGGCGGGTGATTACACAAGAACTCCATATATACCAGTCTATGCCTCTCTGTCT aTGGGCATTATCAATAGTTATTGCCAATTGGTTGATCCAGAGGCTGTACGTGCTGAACTAAGGCATCTGAAGTCTTTGAATGTTGACGGAGTTGTTGTTGACTGTTGGTGGGGAATTGTGGAAGCCTGGACTCCTCAGAAGTACGAATGGTCTGGCTACAGGAACCTTTTTGGTATCATTAAAGAGTTCAAGCTAAAAGTTCAG GTTGTATTATCATTTCATGGGTCTGGGAAGTGTGGATCTGGTGATGTGCTAATCTCGCTCCCTAGGTGGGTCATGGAAATTGCACAAGAGAACCAGGATATATTTTTCACTGATCGAGTAGGTAGGAGAAATACAGAATGCCTTTCCTGGGGAATTGACAAAGAGCGTGTCCTTCGAGGGAGAACTGGCATTGAG GTTTATTTTGATTTCATGAGGAGCTTTCATATGGAATTCAGAAGCTTGTCTGAAGAGGGTCTTATTTCTGCTATTGAGATTGGATTGGGTGCTTCTGGAGAGTTAAGATATCCTTCATGTCCAGAAAAGATGGGCTGGAGATATCCTGGTATTGGTGAATTTCAG TGTTACGACAGGTACATGCAAAAGAACTTGCGGCAAGCAGCCTTGACACGGGGCCATTTGTTTTGGGCCCGTGGACCTGATAATGCTGGCTACTATAATTCAAGATCACACGAGACTGGTTTTTTTTGTGATGGAGGTGATTATGACAGCTACTACGGGCGCTTTTTCCTTAATTGGTATTCTGGAAtccttgttgatcatgtggatcaGGTGCTCTCACTTGCTACTCTTGCATTTGATGGAGCAGTAATTATGGTGAAG ATCCCTTCGATGTATTGGTGGTACAGAACTGCAAGCCATGCTGCAGAGCTTACGGCAGGATACTACAACCCTACAAATCGGGATGGATACTCTCCAGTTTTCAAAATGCTCAAGAAGCATTCCGTAATTCTGAAAGTAGTCTGTTATGGGCCAGAATATACAGTTCAGGAGAATGATGAAGCATTTGCTGATCCAGAAGGTTTAACCTGGCAG GTTATGAATGCAGCATGGGATCAGGGTCTATCTATAAGTGTAGAGAGTGCTCTTCCATGTCTTGACAATGAGATGTACCCTCTGATCCTTGACACAGCCAAGCCTAGGAATGATCCTGACCGTCACCATGTCTCATTCTTTGCATACCGTCAGAAAACTCCATTCCTTTTGCAGGGAAATGTTTGCTTCTCGGAGCTTGAGACCTTTGTAAAGTGTATGCACG GGGAGGCTACCCAGAACTTTGTAGACTGA